Within Theileria orientalis strain Shintoku DNA, chromosome 4, complete genome, the genomic segment CTAGCAGGTGTGACAGTGGGAATGCTTCTGGCGTCTCATTCGTTGCGTAACCAAACATAATTCCCTGGTCTCCTAATTTTCCGTTATTTCTTTCCTTTCTGCTTACTATCTTAACTACCTTATCACCAATACTCactactattttattttttttcttcttacCTGCTCCTATTTGTTCAATTGACCTTCCCACGTGTACGTTTTTTGCTATTTCTGGCGATTGTGTTTTAAGTttcaatattatatttacctTTTCACAGTCCAAtcctatttatttatttttaacgttccttttattctttacatctactttatttatttatttttttacctttatCTATGGACGTGTATCCTACTTCTCTGATCAAATCTCTGACCACCTTTTCGTAATCAACTTTGGCCTTTGTGCTTATTTCTCCGAATACCATTATTGTATCAAATGTTGCGCACACTTCACAGCCCACTTTGCTTTCCGGGTcctatatttaaatttattttaattctttgattttcttattttactaACCTGTTCCAGGCACGCGTCCAATATCGCGTCTGATATTTGATCGCATAGTTTGTCTGGGTGCCCTTCGCTTACTGATTCTGACGTGAATAGGAAGTTTTCCGAGGATtggtttatatattttggCAGAGTCATTTAGACACACTAAACGGTTACTgatacatttaaaataaattaaaatttacactggttttttaaaacatcaGCTTTATCGAGAGTCTTATTTTGGTGAATGTTGTAAACATGAATTGAGTTCCACTCTGTGTGAAAAATGTTCAGggttaaaattaaaatttttttatcagaACATTTATGTCCGGCAAATCAAGTTTAGATTTTAGAAACACAAAACACAAATGAAgctttatatatatatttggcTACCAACATACTCATTGGCCCCAGCATCactcttatttttattatttgcaCTTATTGCGactttttattactttacTCCTTTAGTATAACTAGCATTGAATTATAATTGAGACCTTTATTATAGTTTTAAGATGCTACctattttgtaaattattatttcatCTTTAGGATTCTTATCTGTTCACAATCTTTTTTTCCtgtatactatttttttcaattaaattttgtgAGTATTTTGTTGTATTAACATGGCTTCTAACGACGACAACACTTCTAAGGCCTTCCCCTTGGCTACTGATCATATGAATAGTTTTCTCCTGGACTTGGTTCAACAGGCTGCTAACTACaagcagctgaagaagggagCTAACGAAggtacttttatttacttttactttatttctTCAGCTACCAAGGCTTTGAATCGAGGAATAGCCGAAGTTGTTGTTTTGGCCGCTGATGCGGAACCTTTGGAGATCATTTTGCACTTACCCCTGGTCTGTGAGGACAAGGTACGTTTATATCTCATAGACAAGTACTTATTCCTGCACACatacttattttcttaAACTTTTAACCAATTTTACAGAATGTTCCTTATATCTTTGTGCCAAGTAAGATTGCTCTTGGCCGAGCTTGTGGAGTTTCTCGCCCCGTTATTTCCTGCGCCATTACCAGCAGAGAAGGCTCGCCCTTGAACCAGCAGATTGTTGACGCCAAGGACCAGATAGAGCGCCTTTTGATATGAAGGCTTTCCactataattttaatgcTCTAACGTACCCATGGgcattttatattaacattttgACCATTCGTCTACTCGCTTACCCATTTCACTTACACACTTTAATTAATTGATGTAAATATTGTAGGACATTAGCAGTGAGGAATGCTAGTGTGTTAGTTGACTCACACTTACACAGCTGAGATTAGGAGTCGCTTCAACTCTGAAAGTACAATGGCAATCATAAACCAAACATCGAGCACATTCGAAAACATTGCAACAGTCGATGGGAATTTTAAAGCTATAATCAATTCAATATTGGATCGGTGGACACATTAGTCATGTCCAGGGGCCAGGACACAATTCAGTAAGACCTGTAAAGAATTCTTAAGTTACTAAAATAACATACCTTTCACAATCCAAGGAAATAAACCCGTGAATAACTTACAGgtgaataatatttaaaacgGAGGAAAGGCTGCGAACGATATAcctaaaaatttattgtaaaaCTATCAACATAGGGAAActaactatttattattacgTATTTTTAATACCCTAATTTGTTGTCCATTCGCAAAACTGACATCATGGTAAACAGGGTTGACAGGAACGAAATTACTGctttaaaatagtataaatagGAGACAACTAGTAAGAAGTGTACCAAAAATGAAATCAAATCATCTTTTGACtgaaattttaataaatacatgtttaaaataattgaatATAACTGTTGTAGAGGTTTTCTATGTAGGGAATGATAGTAACAgcatttaaatattaagtaCCCTTTCAAAAAACCACATTAATGGTAGAATCTTTTAATGTTCCAGATatattattagtagtaaAAATTTCGATATACACATCTATCTAGAATTGGTTACAAATTAgcataatgtgtaaaccTATTTAATGGAAGATAATTTGAATAACTTTCGACCTTCTCCTTACACAATTTAACTTTAAAgaaattttagtttatttttagtattttCACAGTCttcctttaatttttaaccttatttttgtgttaCTTCCCCATCCGTTGTTTGTGTTGTTACCTTTCCAACtagtttaattattttgattgtgatgtttttaaatagACATTTATTATGGAGATCAACTTTTGGAGGCTTAAAGAAGTTAAGGAGGACTACCAAAGACCCTAATGTCTTGAATTCCAAGGTATATTGGTGTTTTgaacacaaatatattcGTCGCACAGTACTCTCCTTGTGCAATAATAACCCATTCACTCATGTTTTTTCCAAGTTAATAAACCCAGAGAAGGAATCAGGTACCTGATTTAGTGATAAAACAAGTTTTTAGGATACAAATTATCTCACGAACTCTCTCTTCCTGGCCCATTTACAGGTTTCATTCCCATAGATGAGGGCTTGAGGCCATTTTTAGATAGATTAGAGTCTTCCTATGAAGAAGCTATTATTGATTTTGTAAGATCGCATTTTACTTTGAATTTATGGCTACACCGTGACATTCTGGGCTCACCTACCCAGCCTTGGTTGTTGTACAATCAGAGCCGCAAATCGCCTGAAACGTTAACTACTTTGAACAATAAACGCCTGTTCTTCGAACACGCAGGCGAATTATCTAAGGGTGATAAGGAAATTTTCGTAAACGGATCCAAGGTGCTTCGTTGGAACATGAGGTGCCACAATGGAGTTATACACCTAGTAGAAAAGCCGTTGTTTGAAGTGTGACCTTCTGGAGGatgataatatatataataaccTTTTGTTCTTTTATGACGATATTTTCGTTCCACATACCCAGCGGTAAACATGTTAGTCCGGTCTTGTCTGATAGGTATAGTAAACACCGCAAAGGGCAAACTGGTG encodes:
- a CDS encoding uncharacterized protein (beta-Ig-H3/fasciclin domain containing protein), whose protein sequence is MFLNRHLLWRSTFGGLKKLRRTTKDPNVLNSKVYWCFEHKYIRRTVLSLCNNNPFTHVFSKLINPEKESGYKLSHELSLPGPFTGFIPIDEGLRPFLDRLESSYEEAIIDFVRSHFTLNLWLHRDILGSPTQPWLLYNQSRKSPETLTTLNNKRLFFEHAGELSKGDKEIFVNGSKVLRWNMRCHNGVIHLVEKPLFEV
- a CDS encoding uncharacterized protein (vacuolar sorting protein 9 domain containing protein); amino-acid sequence: MWFFERSKDDLISFLVHFLLVVSYLYYFKAVISFLSTLFTMMSVLRMDNKLGYIVRSLSSVLNIIHL
- a CDS encoding high-mobility group protein translates to MASNDDNTSKAFPLATDHMNSFLLDLVQQAANYKQLKKGANEATKALNRGIAEVVVLAADAEPLEIILHLPLVCEDKNVPYIFVPSKIALGRACGVSRPVISCAITSREGSPLNQQIVDAKDQIERLLI